One genomic region from Nostoc sphaeroides encodes:
- a CDS encoding ABC1 kinase family protein — translation MFLTQTVPRQREILEVFLRNGWDYMRRLLTGGKADEPQLPTPAVLKNILVDLGPVYVKLGQLMSTRPDLLNAAYIEELSTLQDEVPPVPWSEIEIILRKELKLPLTETFSTVNPIPVAAGSIAQTHRATLIDGREVALKVQRPGIDLTIAQDIALIQGIADLVARTEFGQTYEIKSIAEEFTKALEAELDFTREAGFTDQLRRNLSKSRWYDPTQIVVAEINWELTTEKLLVMEWLDGVPFLAADLDNDPNVKDPALKRKEITTLLFRVFFQQLYIDGFFHADPHPGNLFYLKDSRVALLDCGMVGRLDPRTQQILTEMLLAIVDLDAQRCAQLTLQLSDSAQPVILSRLENDYDRMLRKYHNVSLTEINFSQIIYEVLQVARNNKIRLPSNMGLYAKTLANLEGVARTFNPELNFFDEVKPLITDLFRRQLLGDNPVRSLLRTALDIKSLSLQSPRQIELLLDRVTSETLQWNLSLRGLDGVRRTMDDAANRLSFSILVGSLIMGAAIISTRAQTTQLSFLSTTLFAVASLLGLWLIISTLRSGRLR, via the coding sequence GTTTACGTTAAACTTGGTCAGCTAATGTCTACGCGTCCAGATTTACTGAACGCCGCCTACATTGAGGAACTATCTACTTTACAAGACGAAGTACCGCCTGTTCCTTGGTCAGAGATAGAAATAATCCTCCGTAAAGAATTAAAACTTCCACTAACAGAAACCTTCAGCACAGTTAACCCGATTCCAGTAGCAGCCGGATCAATTGCTCAAACACATCGAGCTACATTAATAGATGGTCGAGAAGTTGCTCTGAAAGTGCAACGTCCCGGAATTGATTTAACTATTGCCCAAGATATTGCTTTAATTCAAGGTATTGCCGATTTAGTGGCGCGGACTGAATTTGGGCAAACCTACGAAATTAAATCCATCGCCGAAGAATTTACCAAAGCTCTAGAAGCCGAGTTAGATTTTACACGGGAAGCAGGTTTTACAGACCAACTGCGGCGCAATTTATCTAAAAGTCGCTGGTATGATCCCACACAAATAGTGGTTGCGGAAATTAACTGGGAATTGACCACAGAGAAATTACTGGTGATGGAATGGCTGGATGGAGTGCCATTCCTAGCGGCGGATTTGGATAATGACCCCAACGTTAAAGACCCTGCTCTCAAGCGTAAAGAAATAACTACTTTGTTATTTCGGGTATTTTTTCAGCAGCTATATATTGATGGCTTTTTTCACGCCGATCCCCATCCAGGAAACTTGTTTTATCTCAAAGATAGTCGTGTTGCCCTCTTAGACTGTGGCATGGTGGGAAGACTTGATCCCCGCACACAGCAGATATTAACAGAGATGTTGTTAGCGATCGTTGATTTAGATGCTCAAAGATGCGCTCAATTAACTTTGCAACTATCAGATTCTGCTCAACCAGTAATTTTGTCACGGTTAGAAAATGATTACGATCGCATGTTGCGAAAGTATCACAATGTCAGCCTAACAGAAATCAACTTCAGTCAGATAATTTATGAAGTTTTACAAGTTGCCCGCAACAATAAAATTAGATTACCTAGTAATATGGGTTTGTATGCGAAAACCTTAGCGAATTTAGAGGGTGTAGCGCGGACATTCAACCCGGAACTTAACTTTTTTGATGAAGTAAAACCATTAATTACAGACTTGTTTCGTCGGCAATTACTGGGCGATAATCCAGTGCGATCGCTCCTGAGAACAGCCTTAGATATAAAAAGTCTGTCTCTCCAATCTCCCCGCCAAATTGAACTGTTATTAGACCGAGTTACCTCCGAAACCTTACAGTGGAATTTATCGCTGCGGGGGTTAGATGGCGTGCGTCGCACTATGGACGATGCAGCGAACCGACTATCTTTTAGTATACTAGTGGGTTCACTGATTATGGGTGCAGCAATTATATCCACCAGAGCGCAGACAACACAGTTATCTTTTTTAAGCACCACCCTGTTTGCAGTCGCTAGTTTATTGGGTTTGTGGTTAATTATTAGTACATTGCGATCGGGACGTTTACGGTAA
- a CDS encoding ABC transporter ATP-binding protein, with protein MSIIIAENLSKSYPVAVKSPGIKGTINHFFHRTYRSIKAVQDVSFEIAPGEVVGFLGPNGAGKTTTLKMLTGLIHPSSGTVKVAGQIPFQRKEAFLQKITLVMGQKQQLIWDLPALDSLKINAAVYNISDKEFQRRVGELTEMLSLEGKLTQAVRKLSLGERMKAELLAALLHRPHVLFLDEPTLGLDVNAQVAVRDFLRDYNQRYQATVLLTSHYMADITALCQRVLLIHEGRLMYDGSLDGLLERFAPYREVHIELAQPLPIEKLMTYGDVQHLEGRSVHFMVSREALTRTVSKILTDLEVIDLTVTEPPVEEVIGRVFQAGVV; from the coding sequence ATGTCAATTATCATTGCTGAAAATCTGAGTAAATCTTATCCCGTGGCAGTTAAAAGTCCGGGTATTAAAGGTACAATCAACCACTTTTTTCACCGCACCTACCGCTCAATTAAAGCAGTTCAGGATGTTTCCTTTGAAATTGCCCCTGGTGAAGTAGTGGGTTTTTTGGGCCCAAATGGTGCTGGTAAAACTACCACACTCAAAATGCTCACGGGGCTGATTCATCCCTCTAGCGGTACAGTCAAAGTTGCTGGACAAATTCCGTTTCAGCGCAAAGAAGCATTTTTGCAAAAAATTACCTTGGTAATGGGGCAAAAGCAGCAGTTAATTTGGGACTTGCCAGCGCTAGATTCTTTGAAAATTAATGCTGCTGTATACAACATCTCTGATAAAGAGTTTCAACGGCGGGTGGGAGAACTAACAGAGATGCTTTCCCTAGAAGGCAAACTTACCCAAGCAGTACGGAAGCTTTCTTTGGGTGAACGGATGAAGGCAGAATTGCTAGCAGCACTTTTGCACCGTCCCCACGTATTATTCCTAGATGAACCAACGCTGGGACTAGATGTAAATGCTCAGGTAGCGGTGCGCGATTTTTTGCGCGACTACAATCAGCGTTATCAAGCTACAGTGCTGTTGACGAGTCATTACATGGCTGATATCACAGCTTTGTGTCAACGAGTGCTGTTGATTCACGAGGGAAGGCTGATGTATGACGGTAGTTTAGATGGACTACTAGAACGTTTTGCCCCATATCGGGAAGTTCATATAGAGTTAGCCCAACCTCTACCGATAGAAAAACTTATGACCTATGGTGATGTGCAACACTTAGAAGGGCGATCGGTGCATTTTATGGTATCTAGAGAGGCGCTGACCCGTACCGTATCTAAGATTTTGACGGATTTGGAGGTAATTGATTTAACAGTTACCGAACCGCCTGTAGAGGAAGTAATTGGACGAGTATTTCAGGCGGGTGTTGTGTAG
- a CDS encoding ABC transporter permease — MKRIIRKAFTLLSVYYAYMVEYRAELILWVLAGSLPIILMGIWIQAAQGGQFGLSPVDFARYFITVFIVRQLTVAWVIWDFEREVVEGKLSPKLLQPLDPVWHHVAGHISERFARLTFAFLLVGLFFILYPQAFWLPSLSRFLLFILAVMLAFALRFTIQYTFAMFAFWTERASALENFWLLFYLFLSGLIAPLEVFPEPVQKIVMFTPFPYLIDFPASLLVGLPVDIGRGFASMVGWILVFLGANRFLWRAGLKRYSGMGA, encoded by the coding sequence ATGAAGCGGATAATCAGAAAAGCCTTTACTTTGCTGTCAGTATACTACGCCTATATGGTTGAGTATCGAGCAGAGCTAATCTTATGGGTTTTGGCTGGCTCTTTGCCGATTATCCTTATGGGTATCTGGATACAGGCAGCACAAGGCGGGCAGTTTGGGCTATCACCTGTGGATTTTGCTCGTTATTTTATCACAGTTTTCATAGTTAGGCAATTAACAGTTGCTTGGGTAATTTGGGACTTTGAAAGAGAGGTAGTGGAAGGCAAGCTTTCGCCCAAGTTGCTACAACCACTCGACCCAGTATGGCATCATGTTGCGGGTCATATTTCTGAAAGATTTGCTCGGCTAACCTTTGCTTTTCTATTAGTGGGATTGTTTTTTATTCTTTATCCCCAAGCTTTTTGGTTGCCAAGTTTGAGTAGATTTTTGCTGTTTATATTGGCGGTAATGCTAGCTTTTGCTTTGCGGTTTACGATTCAATACACCTTTGCTATGTTCGCCTTTTGGACAGAACGGGCTAGCGCTTTAGAAAATTTTTGGTTGTTATTTTATCTATTTTTATCTGGTTTGATAGCACCTTTAGAGGTCTTTCCAGAACCTGTGCAGAAAATAGTGATGTTTACGCCTTTTCCCTATTTGATTGATTTTCCTGCGAGTCTTTTGGTAGGGCTACCCGTGGATATAGGGCGGGGATTTGCGTCAATGGTGGGATGGATATTAGTGTTTTTGGGTGCGAATCGCTTTCTTTGGCGTGCAGGTTTAAAGCGCTACTCTGGGATGGGAGCTTAA
- a CDS encoding transposase → MAKAADISTKRLISLAPENWVKWVTQIPDIVCGEIINSEFQWISRESDVLVRATSPQYGEFIVLNELQLRYKAEMPKRMRAYAALAEEKYNLPTYPVLVNILKESDVEIPTSYESQFAGLQARQDYRVINLWEVDVEIAFTQPVPSLLPFVPILKGGAEESTVQRALQILRADEQLSQLEIVMAFFATFVLDSALVQQIMRWDMAVLRESPWYQQILKEGEQRGRQEGRQEGRREGRQEGRQEGRQEGQREGMLLGIELALEIKFGAEGLQLMPEISQISDLDRLKAIQQGIKSVNTLDELRQFIN, encoded by the coding sequence ATGGCTAAAGCAGCAGATATTAGCACCAAGCGATTAATCAGCCTCGCACCCGAAAATTGGGTAAAATGGGTAACACAAATTCCCGATATTGTATGCGGAGAAATTATCAACTCCGAATTCCAGTGGATTAGCCGTGAGAGTGATGTCTTAGTCCGCGCCACCAGTCCCCAATATGGCGAATTTATCGTACTCAACGAGTTACAATTACGCTACAAAGCTGAAATGCCCAAACGGATGCGGGCTTATGCAGCACTGGCAGAAGAAAAGTACAATTTGCCCACCTATCCGGTACTAGTTAACATCCTCAAAGAAAGTGATGTTGAAATTCCCACTAGCTATGAATCACAATTTGCAGGTTTACAGGCGCGTCAAGACTACCGCGTTATCAACCTTTGGGAAGTCGATGTGGAAATCGCTTTTACTCAACCTGTTCCTTCCTTGCTTCCTTTTGTCCCAATTCTCAAAGGAGGCGCAGAAGAATCCACTGTGCAACGGGCATTGCAAATTCTCCGCGCCGATGAGCAATTGAGCCAGTTAGAAATTGTTATGGCTTTTTTTGCTACCTTCGTATTAGACAGCGCTTTAGTTCAGCAAATCATGAGGTGGGATATGGCAGTGTTACGCGAATCTCCCTGGTATCAGCAAATTTTGAAAGAGGGCGAACAACGAGGACGGCAAGAAGGACGGCAAGAAGGACGGCGAGAAGGGCGCCAAGAAGGACGGCAAGAAGGACGGCAAGAAGGACAGCGAGAAGGGATGCTTTTAGGTATTGAACTCGCTTTGGAGATAAAATTTGGTGCTGAGGGATTGCAACTGATGCCAGAAATCTCTCAAATTTCAGATTTAGATAGATTAAAAGCAATTCAGCAGGGAATTAAGAGCGTGAATACTCTAGATGAATTACGGCAATTTATCAACTAA
- a CDS encoding serine/threonine protein kinase, translating into MSLCINPVCPKPNHPDNHQNRFCQSCGSHLELLGRYRVTSLLSDKTGFSKVYEAYEQDTPKILKILKEDLSGDTKAVELFQQEVTVLGHFLHPGIPKEDSYFQYQTRNGLVLHCIAMEKIGGYNLEQWLKQQQNYPISQEQAIAWLKQLVEILDLVHSKQYLHRDIKPSNIMIRSPLGKGWGNLVLIDFGTATEIDRTYPDKLNNGDGMTALMSSGYSAPEQMNAQAVPQSDFFALGRTFVFLLTGYHPLDMYDVQQNLLNWQNHAMHISPLLLNLIDWLTAPDIEKRPANTQEILQRLEEIETQLIETTAENPNLLDNCNIERLPPQITKTSFAPQKQPEEVPLLKFFAALLVILGLISIVALATRTSKFSVRQNYGQSPEKKGNIDYFPYQEGRDSQGRVAEFNIAVLSVEYKWLLGSNFQIKYNDEIISLDLLKLSLEQEGIQNIMQDPSEIISVGISCKGNIEVQQRMALERSKQIQLLVKKIFINTPSVKSYHILNLGQFQRSDCQANQDLTKYQRSIIIIGVKKQSPGVILDEALRDRLEKKPFADFKLEDYSLGTPEKFKTIPIIQF; encoded by the coding sequence ATGAGCCTTTGCATCAATCCCGTTTGCCCTAAACCAAATCACCCGGATAATCATCAAAACCGCTTTTGTCAAAGTTGTGGTTCCCATTTGGAATTGCTAGGGCGTTATCGGGTGACGAGCCTGTTAAGTGACAAAACAGGGTTTAGTAAAGTTTATGAAGCTTATGAACAAGATACCCCTAAAATTCTCAAGATACTCAAAGAGGATTTATCAGGCGACACCAAAGCAGTAGAACTATTTCAGCAAGAAGTAACCGTATTAGGACACTTCTTGCATCCCGGCATTCCCAAAGAAGATAGTTACTTCCAATATCAAACCCGAAATGGTTTAGTGTTGCATTGCATTGCAATGGAAAAAATTGGTGGATACAACTTAGAACAGTGGCTAAAGCAGCAGCAGAATTATCCTATTTCGCAGGAACAAGCTATAGCCTGGTTAAAACAATTGGTAGAAATTTTGGATTTAGTGCATAGTAAACAGTACTTACATCGAGATATTAAGCCATCTAATATTATGATTCGATCCCCCCTTGGGAAGGGTTGGGGGAATTTGGTACTAATTGATTTTGGCACTGCCACTGAAATTGATAGAACCTATCCAGACAAACTTAACAACGGCGACGGTATGACAGCACTGATGTCATCTGGCTACAGCGCTCCAGAACAAATGAATGCTCAAGCAGTACCGCAATCAGATTTCTTTGCCTTGGGGCGCACATTTGTATTTTTACTCACGGGATACCATCCTTTAGATATGTATGATGTGCAGCAAAATTTATTGAACTGGCAAAATCATGCTATGCACATCTCACCCTTACTATTGAATTTAATTGATTGGCTCACAGCACCCGATATAGAAAAGCGTCCTGCCAATACTCAGGAAATTTTACAACGCCTAGAAGAAATTGAAACCCAACTAATAGAAACTACGGCTGAAAATCCTAATTTATTAGATAATTGTAACATCGAGAGATTGCCACCACAAATTACTAAAACTTCCTTTGCTCCACAGAAACAGCCAGAAGAAGTACCACTACTGAAATTTTTTGCAGCGCTGCTAGTTATATTAGGATTAATTAGTATAGTCGCTTTAGCAACACGGACATCAAAATTTTCTGTAAGGCAAAATTATGGGCAATCCCCAGAAAAAAAAGGTAATATTGATTATTTTCCTTATCAAGAAGGTAGGGATAGTCAGGGGAGGGTAGCCGAATTTAATATAGCTGTTTTATCAGTAGAATATAAATGGCTTTTAGGTAGTAATTTTCAAATTAAATATAATGATGAAATTATTAGTCTTGACCTTTTAAAGTTGAGCTTAGAACAAGAAGGTATACAGAATATAATGCAAGACCCTAGTGAGATTATTTCTGTAGGCATTTCTTGTAAAGGTAATATAGAAGTTCAACAGCGAATGGCTCTAGAACGTTCTAAACAAATACAATTATTAGTAAAAAAAATATTTATTAATACACCAAGCGTCAAAAGCTATCATATATTAAATTTGGGACAATTTCAACGGAGTGATTGTCAGGCAAATCAGGATTTAACTAAATATCAGAGAAGTATTATAATCATTGGTGTTAAAAAACAATCACCAGGTGTAATTCTCGATGAAGCATTACGGGATAGGTTAGAAAAGAAGCCTTTTGCTGATTTTAAGTTAGAAGATTATTCTTTGGGGACGCCAGAAAAGTTTAAGACAATACCGATAATTCAATTCTGA
- a CDS encoding alpha/beta fold hydrolase — MPVRQTLSKPDIQLSYLEWNQGQEPLLLLHGLGDHALVWSSLGDYLAADYHIVAPDMRGHGQSSKPERDYSFESAIADLEALMDHLGWTFAHIVSHSWTGKLAAIWARQNPKRLRSIILVDPIFIWKMPSLFRVTFPMLYRFLPFLKSMGPFASYEEAEQQAQQLKQYQGWSSFQQQVFQAGIEQKLDGSWGSKFTVAARDGIFEAVMQVPGFTIPLNTPAMFVQPEQGLNRQNWQIQPYKTYLKNLRICQVPGNHWPFLTQPEPFNQTVAAFLAEHR; from the coding sequence ATGCCTGTACGTCAAACATTATCAAAGCCTGATATTCAACTTTCTTACTTAGAGTGGAACCAAGGGCAAGAACCCTTACTACTGTTACACGGCTTAGGCGACCATGCTCTAGTATGGTCTAGTTTAGGAGATTACCTAGCGGCAGACTACCACATAGTTGCACCAGATATGCGCGGACATGGGCAAAGTAGTAAGCCTGAGAGAGATTATAGCTTTGAAAGTGCGATCGCAGACCTCGAAGCACTCATGGATCATCTGGGATGGACTTTTGCCCATATTGTAAGTCATTCGTGGACAGGGAAATTAGCCGCCATCTGGGCAAGGCAAAACCCAAAGCGTTTGCGAAGTATAATTCTAGTCGATCCAATTTTCATCTGGAAAATGCCCAGCCTTTTCAGGGTAACTTTTCCCATGCTGTATCGCTTCTTGCCTTTTCTCAAAAGCATGGGCCCCTTTGCCAGTTATGAAGAAGCCGAACAACAAGCACAGCAGTTAAAGCAATATCAAGGATGGAGTTCCTTCCAGCAGCAAGTCTTCCAAGCAGGAATAGAACAAAAACTCGATGGTAGTTGGGGCAGCAAATTTACCGTAGCCGCCCGCGATGGCATTTTTGAAGCAGTAATGCAAGTGCCTGGTTTTACAATTCCCCTTAACACCCCTGCCATGTTCGTTCAGCCAGAACAAGGATTGAACCGCCAAAATTGGCAAATTCAACCATACAAAACCTATCTTAAAAACTTACGCATCTGTCAAGTTCCCGGCAACCATTGGCCGTTTTTGACACAACCAGAGCCATTTAACCAAACTGTAGCAGCTTTCTTGGCAGAACACAGATAG
- a CDS encoding bestrophin family protein — protein sequence MTAEKLTWLRLKLQLKGSVLKAIYKHVLWCGAFGFLISLLYHFKIPVSQPILGSVIPSIVLGLLLVFRTNTAYERFWEGRKCWGSLVNNIRNLARQIWVSIDEISPEDKENKITALNLLVAFAVTTKLHLRGETVNSELEDLMPSSKYIKLKIMNNPPIEVAFWIGDYLQEQYHRNCLNSYQLTSMQELLNNLVDNLGACERILKTPMPLAYSIHLKQLLLLYCFLFPFQIVQTLGWWTGLISAFVGFTVFGIEAIGLEIENPFGYDPNDLPLDAICETMKRNIDDLITLTPNARSHRGNLTYDKS from the coding sequence ATGACAGCCGAAAAACTCACATGGCTACGGCTAAAATTACAACTTAAAGGTTCAGTCCTGAAAGCAATTTACAAACATGTTTTATGGTGTGGAGCTTTCGGTTTTTTAATTTCTCTACTTTACCATTTTAAAATACCTGTATCCCAACCTATTTTAGGAAGTGTTATTCCTAGTATTGTTTTAGGTTTGTTACTTGTATTTCGCACCAATACTGCTTATGAGAGATTTTGGGAAGGGAGAAAATGCTGGGGTTCTCTAGTAAATAACATCCGAAATTTGGCTCGGCAAATTTGGGTATCAATTGACGAAATTTCACCAGAAGATAAAGAGAATAAAATTACAGCCCTAAATTTATTGGTAGCTTTTGCTGTGACAACTAAATTACATTTGCGGGGAGAAACAGTTAATAGCGAGTTAGAAGATTTAATGCCATCTAGTAAGTATATAAAACTGAAGATTATGAATAATCCCCCCATAGAGGTTGCTTTTTGGATAGGAGATTATTTACAGGAGCAGTATCATCGCAATTGCCTTAATAGCTACCAGTTAACATCTATGCAAGAATTATTGAATAATCTTGTGGATAATTTAGGTGCTTGCGAACGTATTTTAAAAACACCTATGCCATTAGCTTATTCCATTCATCTAAAGCAATTATTGTTACTATATTGTTTCCTGTTCCCATTTCAAATAGTGCAGACTTTGGGTTGGTGGACAGGTTTAATTTCTGCTTTCGTTGGTTTTACAGTATTTGGTATTGAAGCCATCGGTTTGGAGATAGAAAATCCCTTTGGTTATGATCCTAACGACTTACCTCTAGATGCGATTTGCGAGACAATGAAACGTAATATTGACGATTTAATTACTCTGACTCCAAATGCGCGATCGCATCGAGGTAATTTGACCTATGATAAAAGTTGA
- a CDS encoding VOC family protein, whose protein sequence is MSVHPQIDQQISFFYTHNLNASREFYEQKLGLELWLDQGTCLIYTVSGSGYLGLCQTSEISTPPANKQSSVIFTLVTQQVDEWFEYLKERGVEFEKPPTLNEKYNIYHCFLRDPSGYLIEIQRFETTNKKDI, encoded by the coding sequence ATGTCTGTTCATCCGCAAATCGACCAGCAAATTAGCTTCTTTTATACTCATAATCTCAATGCATCTAGAGAATTCTACGAACAAAAACTCGGTTTGGAGTTATGGCTTGATCAAGGAACCTGTCTGATTTATACTGTCAGTGGTTCTGGATACTTAGGTTTGTGTCAAACAAGCGAAATATCAACTCCTCCAGCCAACAAGCAATCAAGTGTCATTTTTACGTTGGTAACACAGCAGGTAGATGAGTGGTTTGAATATCTCAAAGAACGTGGCGTTGAATTTGAAAAACCACCTACATTAAACGAAAAGTACAACATTTACCACTGTTTTTTACGCGACCCTAGTGGTTATTTAATTGAAATTCAACGTTTTGAGACTACCAACAAAAAAGACATATAG
- a CDS encoding tetratricopeptide repeat protein produces MDWITLLRSLQSDFIKRLASGCLLHCETEGQYSELTIISGERLKALREFCWQMAEKYKRVLPVRDVFLSYLKGKLGEEVVKERLADFITEVDYEKRFGGDGNIDFTLTSDPSIGIEVKSRHGSIDRVRWSISSEEVEKNAVVVCILIQEDVSEAQSEYHLFLAGFLPTRMIKLKTGKISFGIEQLLYGGGLWCYLEQLQSSKQKPPIYKYIPMQEIAYKSTNNQLSKSSFQPEYRDEDLNILYVRLGDECFEKGEYSNAIANYNQALQVKSSDVDLYYKRGLAHYQIGDYEAAIADYSQAIQINLHDAKSYNKRGLALSQLGRLEEAINDYTQAIRINPNVAVAYKNRAEARSHVGDNQGAIEDYTQAIKINPHYADAYKNRGIARYLLGSQPGFPQAIKINPKDAIAYKKRGNARSDLGDFEGAIEDYTQAIQINPNYADAYYNRGNARSDLGDFEGAIEDYTQAIQINSNYADAYYNRGNIRLEIADKQGAIEDFHKAADIYRQEGKLEALKDTREIILDLEIEESLDILNF; encoded by the coding sequence ATGGACTGGATTACACTACTGCGATCGCTACAGTCTGATTTTATAAAAAGGTTAGCATCTGGTTGTCTGCTTCATTGTGAAACAGAAGGTCAATATAGTGAATTAACTATAATCTCTGGAGAGAGATTAAAGGCACTACGGGAATTTTGCTGGCAGATGGCTGAGAAATATAAGCGTGTTTTGCCAGTCCGTGATGTTTTTCTTAGCTATCTTAAAGGTAAGTTGGGTGAGGAAGTTGTCAAGGAACGTTTAGCTGATTTTATTACCGAAGTCGATTATGAAAAGCGATTCGGCGGCGATGGCAATATAGATTTTACCTTGACTTCTGACCCATCTATTGGTATTGAGGTTAAATCTCGTCACGGTAGTATTGATAGAGTTAGATGGTCAATTAGTTCTGAAGAAGTTGAAAAAAATGCAGTTGTAGTTTGCATTTTGATTCAAGAAGATGTGAGTGAAGCACAATCTGAATATCACCTTTTTTTGGCTGGCTTTCTCCCAACCCGGATGATTAAATTGAAGACTGGTAAAATTTCATTTGGGATTGAACAATTACTTTATGGTGGTGGTTTATGGTGTTATCTAGAACAGTTACAATCTTCTAAGCAAAAACCACCAATTTACAAATATATCCCAATGCAGGAAATTGCATATAAGTCAACTAATAATCAGTTGAGTAAATCTTCTTTTCAACCAGAATATCGTGATGAAGATTTAAATATACTTTATGTAAGATTAGGTGATGAATGTTTTGAAAAAGGAGAATATTCAAATGCGATCGCTAACTATAATCAAGCCTTACAAGTTAAATCTAGTGATGTTGATTTATATTATAAACGAGGTTTAGCTCATTATCAAATAGGAGATTATGAAGCTGCGATCGCAGATTATTCTCAGGCAATTCAGATAAATCTTCATGATGCTAAATCTTACAATAAACGAGGTTTAGCTCTGTCTCAACTAGGAAGATTAGAAGAAGCAATTAATGATTATACCCAAGCGATCAGAATTAATCCTAATGTTGCCGTAGCTTATAAAAACCGGGCTGAAGCTCGTTCTCATGTAGGAGATAACCAAGGAGCAATTGAAGATTATACTCAGGCTATTAAAATTAACCCCCATTATGCTGATGCTTATAAAAACCGTGGGATTGCTCGTTATTTATTAGGCTCTCAACCTGGGTTTCCCCAAGCAATCAAGATTAATCCTAAAGATGCCATAGCTTATAAAAAACGTGGTAATGCTCGTTCAGATTTAGGAGATTTTGAAGGAGCGATTGAAGATTATACTCAGGCAATACAGATTAATCCTAATTATGCAGATGCTTATTACAACCGTGGTAATGCTCGTTCAGATTTAGGAGATTTTGAAGGAGCAATCGAAGATTATACTCAAGCAATCCAGATTAATTCAAATTATGCAGATGCTTATTATAATCGTGGCAATATCCGTTTAGAAATAGCAGATAAACAAGGAGCAATTGAAGATTTTCACAAAGCGGCAGACATCTATCGTCAAGAAGGTAAGCTAGAAGCACTCAAAGATACACGAGAAATAATATTAGATTTAGAAATAGAAGAATCATTAGATATTTTAAACTTCTAG